In one Neobacillus sp. WH10 genomic region, the following are encoded:
- a CDS encoding nitronate monooxygenase family protein, whose translation MNWNTRVTEVLNIRYPIIQGGLAYLAYSELAAAVSNAGGLGQITAMSLGSPEELREEIRKVKQLTNKSFGVNFAIGQHGRPFADFLQVSIDERVPVISMTGGNPAPIFEQLKGTSIKTLVLVAARRQAMKAEQLGADAVMVVGQEGGGHLGRDDIGTMVLIPQVVDAVSVPVIASGGLGDGRGLMAALCLGAEGIEMGTRFIATKECVHAHEVYKQRLVEGTELDTVVIKRTLGAPARAIANTWTEKILEIERNNGDYNQLRDFISGTANKRYIYDGDPNEGFAWAGQVMGLIKDIPTVAELFERMIQDAEQIRAKWGK comes from the coding sequence TTGAATTGGAATACACGAGTTACAGAGGTACTTAATATTCGTTATCCGATTATACAAGGCGGGCTTGCCTATTTAGCTTATTCTGAATTAGCGGCAGCTGTTTCAAACGCAGGAGGTCTAGGACAAATTACAGCTATGTCATTAGGTAGTCCAGAAGAGCTTAGAGAGGAAATTCGAAAAGTAAAACAACTAACAAACAAATCGTTTGGGGTTAATTTTGCGATTGGGCAGCATGGGAGGCCATTCGCTGACTTTCTCCAGGTTTCAATTGATGAAAGAGTCCCTGTTATCTCGATGACGGGAGGAAACCCTGCACCGATTTTTGAACAGTTAAAAGGGACATCGATAAAAACACTCGTCCTAGTTGCAGCAAGACGACAGGCGATGAAGGCAGAACAGCTTGGTGCGGATGCGGTAATGGTTGTGGGACAGGAAGGGGGAGGTCATCTTGGCAGAGATGATATTGGTACCATGGTGTTAATCCCTCAAGTAGTGGATGCTGTTTCCGTTCCTGTCATTGCTTCAGGCGGGCTCGGTGATGGCAGGGGTTTGATGGCAGCATTATGTTTAGGTGCTGAAGGGATTGAAATGGGAACGAGATTTATTGCCACAAAGGAATGTGTTCATGCCCACGAAGTGTACAAACAAAGGCTAGTAGAAGGAACGGAGTTAGATACGGTGGTAATCAAGAGAACACTAGGAGCTCCCGCAAGAGCAATTGCAAACACCTGGACAGAGAAAATCCTTGAGATTGAAAGAAATAATGGTGATTATAACCAATTAAGGGATTTTATTAGTGGAACGGCGAATAAACGTTACATTTATGATGGCGATCCTAATGAAGGATTTGCATGGGCAGGCCAGGTGATGGGTCTTATTAAGGATATACCAACTGTTGCAGAACTTTTTGAACGGATGATTCAAGATGCAGAACAAATTCGTGCAAAATGGGGAAAATAA
- a CDS encoding UPF0223 family protein, with translation MEYQYPIDYNWSTDEIIDVVKFFEAIEKAYEKGIEREEVMKAYRRFKEIVPSKAEEKTICGEFEEMSGYSSYRTIQKAKEAVAGDKIIMK, from the coding sequence ATGGAGTATCAATATCCGATTGATTACAACTGGTCAACAGATGAAATTATCGATGTCGTTAAATTTTTTGAAGCAATTGAAAAGGCATATGAAAAGGGAATAGAACGAGAAGAGGTTATGAAGGCCTACCGACGGTTTAAAGAAATCGTCCCGAGCAAAGCTGAAGAAAAAACCATTTGTGGTGAATTCGAAGAAATGAGCGGATATTCGTCGTATCGAACAATCCAAAAGGCAAAAGAAGCTGTTGCAGGCGACAAAATCATCATGAAATAA
- a CDS encoding DUF1054 domain-containing protein — protein sequence MDFTGFTNEDFDVFLINGLEARMEAIKSTIRPKLEGLGDYFAHTLSALTSDEMFVHVAKHARRTINPPKDTWVAFANNPRGYKMLPHFQIGLWNTHLFIWFAVIYEAPQKEVIGARFTKKAAKIYKEIPKEFAWSIDHTKPDTITHGELSKNDLLSNFTRLQNVKKAELLCGYTIDRDKTIQLGTEGLVEQIEDVFNRVAPLYKIAQNIK from the coding sequence ATGGATTTCACTGGATTTACAAATGAAGATTTTGATGTTTTTTTAATAAATGGTCTAGAGGCAAGAATGGAGGCAATTAAAAGCACAATCCGGCCAAAATTAGAAGGTTTAGGAGATTACTTTGCGCATACCTTATCCGCTTTAACAAGCGATGAAATGTTTGTTCATGTGGCAAAGCATGCAAGACGAACGATAAATCCGCCAAAGGATACATGGGTGGCATTTGCTAATAATCCTCGCGGCTATAAAATGCTTCCACATTTTCAAATTGGCTTGTGGAACACCCATTTATTTATTTGGTTTGCCGTTATTTATGAAGCACCACAAAAAGAGGTCATAGGAGCAAGATTTACAAAAAAGGCAGCTAAAATATATAAAGAAATTCCAAAAGAGTTTGCCTGGTCAATAGATCATACAAAGCCAGATACAATTACGCATGGTGAGTTGTCTAAGAATGACCTGCTTTCAAACTTTACGAGGCTGCAAAACGTTAAAAAGGCAGAATTATTATGTGGATATACCATAGATCGGGATAAGACGATCCAATTGGGTACTGAAGGTTTAGTAGAGCAAATTGAAGATGTATTTAATAGAGTAGCTCCACTATATAAAATTGCTCAAAATATTAAATAG
- a CDS encoding inositol monophosphatase family protein produces MKWEDIDYHAKEWVKEAGDKIRLSFEKTLNIETKSNPNDLVTNIDKEIEQFFIDKIRGVYPDHKIMGEEGFGDELKSHEGIVWLIDPIDGTMNFIHQQRNFAISIGIYENGIGRIGLIYDVAHNELYNAIRGKGAYLNGKPLPLLKETTVKESIIALNATWVMENHRIDHTLMIPLVRDARGTRSYGTAALEMVFVATGRVDAYLSMRLSPWDFAAGAVIVEELGGIVTNLKGEKLDFLSMDTLFAAKPGLHQQILNDYLKGGKY; encoded by the coding sequence ATGAAATGGGAAGACATTGATTACCATGCAAAGGAATGGGTTAAGGAAGCAGGAGACAAGATCCGTTTATCCTTCGAAAAGACGTTAAATATTGAAACAAAATCAAACCCAAATGATCTTGTTACAAATATTGATAAGGAAATAGAACAATTTTTTATCGATAAAATTAGGGGTGTTTATCCGGATCATAAAATTATGGGTGAAGAGGGATTTGGAGACGAACTTAAGAGCCATGAGGGAATTGTCTGGTTAATCGATCCGATCGATGGAACGATGAATTTTATCCATCAGCAAAGAAACTTCGCGATTTCAATAGGGATCTATGAAAATGGAATCGGCCGAATTGGACTCATTTATGATGTTGCTCATAATGAGTTGTACAACGCAATTCGTGGTAAAGGAGCTTATTTAAATGGAAAGCCTCTTCCGTTGCTTAAGGAAACAACGGTGAAGGAATCCATCATTGCCCTAAATGCGACATGGGTAATGGAAAATCATCGCATCGATCACACTTTAATGATTCCATTAGTAAGAGACGCAAGAGGAACAAGATCATATGGGACTGCTGCGCTTGAAATGGTGTTTGTGGCAACTGGAAGGGTGGATGCGTATCTTTCCATGCGGTTATCGCCTTGGGATTTTGCTGCGGGAGCGGTCATTGTTGAAGAATTAGGCGGAATAGTAACAAATTTAAAGGGAGAAAAACTTGATTTTCTTTCCATGGATACACTTTTTGCTGCGAAGCCTGGATTACATCAACAAATATTAAACGACTATTTAAAAGGAGGTAAATATTAA
- a CDS encoding YlaF family protein — protein sequence MNNVKWPLLIYAILAAASIMGIGIAISEKSLIGAVGSIFACFVIMGMGFKTKRKMREKGEL from the coding sequence ATGAATAATGTAAAATGGCCTTTACTTATATATGCAATTCTTGCTGCAGCCAGCATTATGGGTATTGGAATTGCTATTAGTGAAAAAAGCCTAATTGGGGCAGTGGGCAGTATTTTTGCATGTTTTGTGATCATGGGGATGGGCTTTAAAACAAAAAGAAAGATGCGTGAAAAAGGGGAACTTTAA
- the typA gene encoding translational GTPase TypA, translated as MKLREDVRNIAIIAHVDHGKTTLVDQLLKQSGTFRSNEHVEERAMDSNDLERERGITILAKNTAIQYKDTRINILDTPGHADFGGEVERIMKMVDGVLLVVDAYEGCMPQTRFVLKKALEQNLTPIVVVNKIDRDFARPAEVIDEVLDLFIELDATEDQLEFPVIYASAINGTASTNPDQQDQNMQSLYDAIVEYIPAPIDNHEEPLQFQVALLDYNDYVGRIGIGRVFRGTMHVGQQVALMKLDGSVKQFRVTKIFGFFGLKRQEVQEAKAGDLIAVSGMEDINVGETVCPTEHQEALPVLRIDEPTLQMTFAVNNSPFAGREGKYLTSRKIEERLLAQLHTDVSLRVENTDSPDAWIVSGRGELHLSILIENMRREGYELQVSKPEVIVRLIDGVRCEPVERVQIDVPEEHTGAVMESIGARKGEMLDMINNGTGQVRLIFNVPARGLIGYTTEFLTMTRGYGIINHTFDSYQPMLAGQVGGRHQGVLVSMESGKASTYGIMQVEDRGTIFVEPGTEIYEGMIVGENTRENDITVNITKVKQATNVRSANKDQTSVIKKPRIMTLEESLEYLNDDEYCEVTPESIRLRKKILDKNEREKAAKKKKYAELS; from the coding sequence TTGAAACTTAGAGAAGATGTACGAAATATAGCGATTATTGCCCACGTTGACCATGGGAAAACGACTTTGGTTGACCAGTTGTTAAAACAGTCAGGAACATTTCGGTCTAACGAACATGTAGAAGAACGCGCGATGGATTCAAATGATCTAGAAAGAGAGCGCGGTATCACTATCCTTGCAAAAAATACAGCCATTCAATATAAAGATACTCGTATTAATATACTAGATACACCGGGACACGCTGATTTTGGCGGCGAAGTGGAACGGATTATGAAGATGGTTGATGGTGTGTTGCTTGTGGTAGATGCGTACGAAGGATGTATGCCGCAAACACGATTTGTTCTTAAAAAAGCCTTGGAACAAAATTTAACACCAATTGTAGTCGTGAATAAAATTGACCGTGACTTTGCTCGACCAGCAGAAGTAATTGATGAAGTACTCGATTTATTTATTGAGCTTGATGCCACAGAAGATCAGCTTGAGTTCCCTGTTATCTATGCTTCAGCAATTAATGGTACAGCAAGTACAAATCCGGATCAACAGGATCAAAACATGCAATCATTGTATGATGCAATCGTTGAATATATCCCTGCACCAATTGATAATCATGAAGAACCGTTACAATTCCAAGTAGCTTTGCTTGATTATAACGATTATGTGGGCAGAATCGGAATTGGACGTGTTTTTCGTGGAACGATGCATGTTGGTCAACAAGTCGCTTTAATGAAATTAGACGGTAGTGTAAAACAATTCCGTGTGACCAAGATTTTCGGTTTCTTTGGGTTAAAACGGCAGGAAGTTCAAGAGGCTAAAGCAGGTGACTTAATTGCTGTTTCTGGAATGGAAGATATAAATGTTGGTGAAACAGTTTGCCCAACTGAACATCAAGAAGCGTTACCAGTTTTACGAATCGACGAACCAACACTGCAAATGACTTTTGCGGTAAACAATAGTCCATTTGCTGGTAGAGAGGGTAAATATTTAACTTCAAGAAAAATTGAAGAAAGACTTTTAGCTCAGTTGCATACAGATGTAAGTTTACGTGTTGAAAACACAGATTCACCGGATGCTTGGATTGTTTCCGGTCGTGGTGAACTTCATTTATCCATTTTGATTGAAAATATGCGCCGTGAAGGTTATGAGCTACAAGTTTCAAAACCTGAAGTAATTGTTAGGTTGATTGATGGAGTCCGTTGTGAGCCAGTGGAAAGAGTTCAAATCGATGTCCCTGAAGAGCATACTGGTGCTGTAATGGAATCAATTGGAGCCCGTAAAGGTGAAATGCTTGATATGATTAATAACGGAACAGGTCAAGTTCGGTTAATCTTTAATGTACCTGCACGTGGCTTAATTGGTTATACAACAGAATTCTTAACCATGACTCGCGGATATGGGATTATTAATCATACCTTTGATAGCTACCAGCCGATGCTTGCAGGTCAAGTTGGAGGAAGACACCAAGGTGTCCTCGTCTCAATGGAATCTGGCAAAGCCTCCACATATGGTATAATGCAAGTGGAAGACCGTGGAACAATTTTCGTTGAACCAGGTACGGAAATTTATGAGGGGATGATTGTTGGCGAAAACACTCGTGAAAATGATATTACCGTCAATATTACAAAAGTGAAGCAGGCAACAAATGTGCGTTCAGCCAACAAAGACCAAACATCAGTCATTAAAAAACCACGCATCATGACATTAGAAGAGTCATTAGAATATTTAAATGATGACGAATATTGTGAAGTTACACCTGAGTCCATTCGTCTACGTAAAAAAATTCTTGATAAAAATGAACGTGAAAAAGCGGCAAAGAAGAAAAAATACGCTGAATTGAGTTAA
- a CDS encoding YlaH-like family protein, with product MEDLKSFSPSLRFFIELTKDVETGVLLQYVFIVILTVIVYRLGFAKKLPLLKNIVIYTSLCIGCLIMLFFSYALPIAEGLGVAALILIVYKIRLHQSKKHEAEVK from the coding sequence GTGGAAGATTTAAAATCCTTCTCCCCGAGTTTAAGATTTTTTATTGAGCTTACAAAAGATGTAGAAACTGGTGTATTGCTGCAATATGTATTTATTGTTATTTTGACAGTGATTGTCTACAGGTTAGGCTTTGCGAAAAAATTGCCTCTATTGAAAAACATAGTAATTTATACCAGTCTTTGCATTGGATGCTTGATCATGTTGTTTTTTTCCTATGCATTACCAATTGCTGAAGGGTTAGGTGTAGCTGCATTAATTTTAATTGTATATAAAATTCGCCTTCACCAATCGAAAAAGCATGAGGCTGAAGTGAAATAA
- a CDS encoding YlaI family protein produces MRVKCVICDKIEAIEDESLTAKRLRNRPIHTYMCNNCNTRITEKTNARINTGNFRLYRTKSEKDEW; encoded by the coding sequence ATGAGAGTAAAGTGTGTAATCTGCGATAAAATAGAAGCGATTGAAGATGAATCGTTAACAGCCAAGCGTCTTCGTAATCGTCCCATTCATACATATATGTGCAATAACTGCAATACAAGAATAACGGAAAAAACAAATGCCCGAATCAACACAGGAAATTTCCGATTGTATCGGACAAAATCTGAAAAGGATGAATGGTAA
- a CDS encoding pyridoxamine 5'-phosphate oxidase family protein — MANQVEPKLIKPLYDVMQKERFVTLATVDHETGGPNVSAISWVLAKDDSIIYFAVDNRSRILENINKNNNVVINLIANESTYSIQGEALVKEERLQDVPLKLALVEVTIREVRDVMFYGSKIVTEVQYDKTYDKNAAEKLDRQVMEAMKKA; from the coding sequence ATGGCAAATCAAGTAGAACCAAAACTAATTAAGCCATTATATGATGTGATGCAAAAAGAACGTTTTGTAACGTTAGCAACAGTTGATCATGAAACAGGTGGACCAAATGTTAGTGCGATTTCCTGGGTTTTAGCTAAAGACGATAGTATCATTTATTTTGCTGTTGATAATCGTTCCCGGATATTAGAGAATATTAATAAGAATAACAATGTAGTCATAAATTTGATTGCGAATGAATCTACATATTCGATACAAGGTGAAGCACTGGTAAAAGAGGAAAGACTACAGGATGTTCCATTAAAGCTCGCACTAGTTGAAGTAACAATTAGAGAGGTACGGGATGTAATGTTTTATGGATCCAAAATTGTCACTGAAGTACAGTATGATAAAACATATGATAAAAATGCTGCTGAAAAATTAGATAGACAGGTGATGGAAGCAATGAAAAAAGCTTAG
- a CDS encoding YhcN/YlaJ family sporulation lipoprotein: MKNILLTMAICILLAGCNTNNQKQNAKNDNQSLVNVKNSYIESVDRKSGQEISKRLVNLATSIPNVNDATAVVLGKYAIVGIDVNSKIDRSQVGSIKYSVAESLRKDPYGANAVVVADADTTERLKEIQADIKNGRPIQGIMEELSDIAGRLMPEIPGDLITPSPKNATEKPDKKLPKDEQEKLNKEQEDQSNHYK, from the coding sequence ATGAAGAATATATTATTAACTATGGCAATATGTATACTTTTAGCAGGATGTAATACCAATAATCAAAAACAGAACGCAAAAAATGATAACCAATCTTTAGTAAATGTTAAAAACAGTTATATTGAAAGCGTCGACCGTAAATCAGGGCAGGAAATTTCAAAGCGCTTAGTTAATCTCGCAACAAGTATACCAAATGTAAATGATGCAACCGCAGTAGTTTTAGGGAAATATGCCATTGTTGGTATTGATGTTAATTCAAAAATCGACCGCTCTCAGGTTGGTTCAATTAAGTATTCTGTGGCAGAGAGCTTAAGAAAAGACCCTTACGGTGCCAACGCAGTAGTGGTAGCTGATGCGGACACAACCGAACGTTTGAAAGAAATTCAGGCGGATATAAAAAACGGCAGACCCATACAAGGTATAATGGAGGAGCTCTCAGATATAGCAGGGCGATTAATGCCTGAAATCCCAGGAGACTTGATTACACCAAGCCCAAAAAATGCTACAGAAAAGCCAGATAAAAAGCTTCCGAAAGACGAACAAGAAAAACTGAACAAAGAACAAGAAGACCAATCCAATCACTATAAATAA
- a CDS encoding PhoH family protein — protein sequence MSKIYVLDTNVLLQDPYSIFSFEDNEVVIPAVVLEEVDSKKRYMDEVGRNARHVSRLIDGLRASGKLYEKIPLERGGTIRIELNHRTFHELQDIFIEKTNDNRILAVAKNLFLEEQAKENGKPVIIVSKDALVRVKADAIGLTAEDFLNDRVVDVEHIYTGFFELLLPIELLGRFYEKGELSLSEVANHPFYPNQFLLMKDILGSSASAIGMVDKTSKKVKKLTLNQEHVWGIHSRNVQQTMAIELLLRTDIPLVTLTGKAGTGKTLLALAAGLLHTEDFREYKKLLVARPIVPVGKDLGFLPGEKQEKLRPWMQPIYDNLEYLFNTKKPGELDAILAGMGSIEVEALTYIRGRSLPKQFIIIDEAQNLTKHEVKTILTRVGEGSKIVLMGDPEQIDHPYLDAYNNGLTYVVEKFKDQNVSGHVKLLKGERSGLARLAADLL from the coding sequence TTGAGTAAAATATACGTGTTAGATACAAATGTCTTATTACAAGACCCGTATTCCATTTTTTCCTTTGAAGATAATGAAGTTGTTATTCCTGCAGTAGTTCTAGAAGAAGTGGACTCAAAGAAAAGATACATGGATGAAGTTGGAAGAAATGCAAGGCATGTATCAAGATTAATTGATGGCCTAAGGGCCTCAGGAAAACTTTATGAAAAAATCCCTCTTGAACGCGGGGGGACCATTAGAATCGAATTAAATCATCGAACCTTTCATGAGCTACAAGATATTTTTATTGAAAAAACAAATGATAATCGCATTCTTGCAGTGGCAAAAAATTTATTTTTAGAGGAACAAGCAAAGGAAAATGGTAAACCAGTAATAATAGTAAGCAAGGATGCATTAGTAAGGGTAAAAGCAGATGCAATCGGTTTGACTGCCGAAGATTTTTTAAACGATCGAGTGGTTGATGTAGAACATATATATACGGGATTTTTCGAGTTACTACTGCCAATTGAATTATTAGGCCGTTTTTATGAAAAGGGAGAGCTATCTCTTTCAGAGGTTGCAAATCACCCGTTTTATCCAAACCAATTCTTGTTAATGAAAGATATCCTTGGCAGCTCTGCCTCTGCTATCGGGATGGTAGATAAAACAAGTAAGAAAGTAAAGAAATTAACTTTAAATCAAGAGCATGTTTGGGGCATTCATTCAAGAAATGTACAGCAGACCATGGCAATCGAATTATTATTACGCACAGATATACCACTAGTCACTTTAACTGGAAAGGCAGGTACAGGAAAAACACTTCTTGCGCTCGCTGCGGGTTTATTGCACACGGAGGATTTTAGAGAATATAAAAAACTATTAGTCGCAAGGCCGATTGTGCCAGTTGGTAAGGATCTGGGATTTTTGCCTGGTGAAAAACAAGAAAAGCTCAGACCATGGATGCAGCCAATATACGATAATCTGGAATATCTCTTTAATACAAAAAAGCCAGGTGAGCTTGATGCCATATTAGCCGGGATGGGTTCAATTGAGGTGGAGGCGTTAACTTATATTCGTGGCAGAAGTTTACCGAAGCAATTTATTATTATCGATGAAGCACAAAACTTAACGAAGCATGAGGTGAAAACCATCCTAACCCGGGTAGGGGAAGGCAGCAAGATTGTATTAATGGGTGACCCTGAACAGATTGATCATCCATATCTTGACGCCTATAACAACGGATTAACCTACGTCGTCGAAAAATTTAAAGATCAAAATGTTTCCGGTCATGTAAAACTATTAAAAGGAGAAAGATCTGGGTTGGCGAGGCTGGCAGCGGATTTATTATAG
- a CDS encoding peptidyl-prolyl cis-trans isomerase: protein MENILNISGNVKYPITLDPSVWIFDDRRIDLTTYFSKEKENTDSMEAYTKSVSTHWDREIVEGATYPPTLKTEKKFEKEKVLTGTFGIPFKPFLLNAEPANDAGTLIVHTANGEYEFLLEMAFDLILGFSNNGQPLSSDGPVHIYNGDGSNQENPIKNVTAFTIK from the coding sequence ATGGAAAATATTTTAAACATATCTGGAAATGTAAAATATCCAATTACACTCGATCCAAGTGTTTGGATATTTGATGACCGCCGCATTGATTTAACCACTTACTTTTCAAAGGAAAAAGAAAATACGGATTCAATGGAGGCATATACTAAATCTGTTTCAACGCATTGGGATCGAGAAATAGTGGAAGGGGCAACCTATCCTCCGACATTAAAAACTGAGAAGAAGTTTGAAAAAGAAAAAGTACTTACTGGAACATTCGGAATCCCTTTCAAACCCTTTTTGTTAAATGCTGAGCCAGCTAATGATGCAGGTACACTGATCGTTCATACGGCAAATGGTGAATACGAGTTTTTACTTGAAATGGCTTTTGACTTAATTTTAGGATTTTCAAATAATGGACAACCATTATCTTCTGATGGACCAGTCCACATCTACAATGGTGATGGCTCAAATCAAGAAAACCCTATTAAAAATGTAACTGCCTTTACAATAAAATAG
- a CDS encoding YlaN family protein — translation MASDMIVNHQEKAYELLQADAEKILKLIKVQMDNLTMPQCPLYEEVLDTQMFGLSREIDFAVRLGLIDGKDGKVILDQLEKELSALHEASLRK, via the coding sequence TTGGCGTCTGATATGATCGTGAATCACCAGGAAAAAGCCTATGAGTTATTGCAGGCTGACGCTGAAAAAATATTAAAGCTTATCAAAGTGCAAATGGACAATCTCACGATGCCTCAATGCCCTCTTTATGAAGAGGTGTTGGATACACAAATGTTTGGCCTATCAAGGGAAATAGACTTTGCTGTTCGATTAGGCTTAATTGATGGTAAGGATGGTAAAGTGATTTTAGATCAATTAGAGAAAGAATTATCAGCACTTCACGAAGCGTCCTTAAGGAAATAG
- a CDS encoding FtsW/RodA/SpoVE family cell cycle protein: MIKKILKSYDYTLITAIILLCAFGLVMVYSASMASAVQRYDVPSDYFYQKQKMWLLCFFCIFFVFAIVPYKIMQFTKWFQVPMVIGSILLLLGLFRFGHTAGNAQSWYLIGSFRLQPAEFVKLAVIIYLAAVYAKKQAYINQFNKGVLPPLVFLFIVCFLIVLQPDYGTAIIIAAIAATMIFSSGMNFKSISKLVIMTLIVVLPVIFVAKDTIFSEKRMSRITVLENPFAYEKDAGFHLANSYIAIGSGGVNGLGLGKSIQKLGYLPESHTDFIMAVIAEELGIWGVGFVILLLAYIVLRGIYISLQCKDPFGSLLSIGIASMIGIQSFINLAGVSGLIPLTGVTLPFVSYGGSSLLMLAAASGILVNVSMFVKFEKKYKNKQEQANEKKKNQDGNVYYL; the protein is encoded by the coding sequence ATGATAAAAAAAATATTGAAATCATATGATTATACCTTGATTACCGCCATCATCCTGTTGTGTGCTTTCGGATTGGTGATGGTCTATAGCGCTAGCATGGCTTCTGCTGTCCAAAGATATGATGTCCCAAGTGATTATTTTTATCAAAAACAAAAAATGTGGCTTCTCTGTTTTTTTTGTATCTTTTTTGTTTTTGCTATCGTACCATACAAAATCATGCAGTTTACTAAATGGTTTCAAGTTCCTATGGTGATTGGTTCAATTCTTTTGCTTTTAGGATTATTTCGCTTTGGACATACTGCTGGAAACGCCCAAAGCTGGTACCTCATTGGTTCATTTCGCCTGCAGCCAGCTGAGTTTGTAAAGCTTGCGGTAATCATTTATTTGGCAGCTGTATATGCCAAAAAACAGGCCTATATTAATCAATTTAATAAAGGAGTTCTACCTCCATTAGTGTTTTTATTTATTGTTTGCTTCTTAATAGTTTTACAGCCGGATTATGGTACAGCAATCATTATTGCTGCTATTGCCGCAACTATGATTTTTTCTTCAGGGATGAATTTTAAAAGTATATCGAAATTGGTTATTATGACTCTCATTGTTGTATTGCCAGTAATATTTGTCGCAAAAGATACTATATTTTCAGAAAAACGTATGAGCCGGATTACTGTGTTAGAGAACCCCTTCGCTTACGAGAAAGATGCCGGTTTTCACTTAGCTAATTCCTATATCGCGATTGGCTCAGGAGGTGTCAACGGACTTGGCTTAGGTAAAAGTATTCAAAAACTGGGCTATTTACCGGAATCGCATACAGACTTCATTATGGCTGTTATTGCGGAAGAGCTAGGCATTTGGGGTGTAGGGTTTGTTATTCTTCTATTAGCCTATATTGTATTACGAGGGATTTATATTAGTCTGCAATGTAAGGATCCATTTGGGAGCCTGCTCTCGATTGGGATTGCAAGTATGATCGGGATTCAATCCTTTATCAATTTAGCGGGGGTATCCGGATTGATTCCACTTACAGGTGTTACGCTTCCATTTGTAAGTTATGGAGGTTCTTCACTATTGATGCTTGCAGCTGCATCAGGAATACTTGTAAATGTGTCGATGTTTGTGAAATTTGAAAAGAAATATAAAAATAAACAAGAACAAGCTAACGAAAAGAAAAAAAATCAAGATGGTAATGTTTATTACCTATAA
- a CDS encoding heme A synthase has translation MRRSLKWLAVATTIGMIFILLGGALVTKTDSGMGCGRSWPLCNGKFLPTEITPELIIELAHRLVSGVGGILVLTLSIWSWKAIGHIRETKFLSLLSFFFLLLQGLIGAAAVKWGQSSFVLALHFGISLVSFAAVFLLTLLIFEIDKKFDAEKLYIDKRMGFHIIGVSIYSYFVIYTGALVRHMKASLVCRDWPLCLNDAPSLPTNIYEWVQMGHRAAAGLIFIWIAYIFYLAVRHYKDQKVLYWGWTISFILVSLQVIAGAFIIFTRLNLYIALLHAFFITCLFGVLSYFLLLYSRSKRNHQ, from the coding sequence TTGCGACGTTCTTTAAAGTGGTTGGCTGTTGCTACTACAATCGGAATGATATTTATTTTACTAGGCGGGGCATTAGTGACAAAGACTGATTCTGGAATGGGCTGCGGAAGATCATGGCCATTATGTAATGGTAAATTTCTCCCTACAGAAATAACCCCAGAATTAATCATTGAACTTGCCCATCGACTAGTTTCCGGTGTAGGGGGCATCTTGGTTCTCACCCTGTCGATTTGGTCGTGGAAGGCGATTGGTCACATTCGGGAAACCAAATTTCTTTCCTTACTTTCCTTTTTCTTTTTACTATTACAAGGATTGATTGGGGCAGCTGCCGTAAAATGGGGGCAATCAAGTTTTGTCCTTGCCTTACATTTTGGTATTTCTCTCGTATCTTTCGCAGCTGTATTTCTATTGACACTGCTGATTTTTGAAATTGATAAGAAGTTTGATGCTGAAAAGCTTTATATTGATAAACGGATGGGCTTTCATATCATCGGTGTTTCTATATATAGCTACTTTGTTATTTACACAGGTGCTTTAGTCCGGCATATGAAGGCAAGTCTCGTTTGCCGGGATTGGCCTTTATGTCTAAATGACGCCCCTTCATTACCGACTAACATCTACGAATGGGTGCAAATGGGACACCGGGCCGCAGCTGGTCTTATCTTTATTTGGATTGCTTATATTTTTTATTTGGCTGTTCGCCATTACAAAGATCAAAAAGTGCTTTACTGGGGATGGACGATCTCCTTCATCCTCGTATCATTACAGGTGATAGCTGGTGCCTTCATTATTTTTACCAGACTAAACTTGTATATTGCACTTCTTCACGCATTCTTTATTACTTGCTTGTTTGGAGTATTAAGTTATTTTCTTTTGTTATATTCTAGGTCTAAAAGAAATCATCAATAA